In Streptomyces sp. NBC_01381, a genomic segment contains:
- a CDS encoding LLM class F420-dependent oxidoreductase: MRLGLALGYWGRGPDPDHVALAQEAERLGYDSVWTAEAWGSDAFTPLTWIAAQTSTIKLGTAVAQMAARSPVTTAMHALTLDHLSGGRMTLGLGLSGPQVVEGWYGRPFPKSPLTATREYVDVIRQVLRREGPVALDGRFHAHPYRGADGTGLGKALKPITHPLRAELPVLLGAEGPKNIAQTARIADGWLPLYWSPMRTDVYEASLAEAPDGFMVAPMARAKVCDDVAEGLLPVKAMLGFYIGGMGHSARNFHAELMARMGFESEARRIQELFLAGRREEAVLAVPDSFADEISLVGPRERIAERLELWRKGPVTDLLVLAPDRHTLRVLAELNG; this comes from the coding sequence ATGCGTCTGGGACTCGCACTCGGTTACTGGGGGCGCGGCCCCGACCCGGATCATGTCGCGCTCGCCCAGGAGGCCGAGCGGCTCGGCTACGACTCCGTGTGGACCGCCGAGGCCTGGGGCTCGGACGCGTTCACGCCGCTGACCTGGATCGCGGCACAGACGTCGACGATCAAGCTGGGTACGGCGGTTGCGCAGATGGCGGCGCGATCACCGGTGACGACCGCGATGCACGCGCTGACGCTCGACCACCTCTCCGGCGGCCGGATGACGCTCGGTCTCGGGCTCTCCGGGCCGCAGGTGGTGGAGGGGTGGTACGGGCGGCCGTTCCCGAAGTCGCCGCTGACGGCCACACGGGAGTACGTGGACGTCATCCGCCAAGTCCTGCGGCGGGAGGGGCCGGTGGCCCTGGACGGCCGCTTCCACGCGCACCCCTACCGGGGAGCTGACGGGACCGGTCTCGGCAAGGCCCTCAAGCCGATCACGCATCCCCTGCGGGCCGAACTGCCGGTGCTGCTCGGCGCGGAGGGGCCGAAGAACATCGCCCAGACGGCGCGGATCGCGGACGGGTGGCTGCCGCTGTACTGGTCGCCGATGCGGACGGATGTGTACGAGGCTTCGCTGGCGGAGGCGCCGGACGGATTCATGGTCGCGCCGATGGCACGGGCCAAGGTGTGCGACGACGTGGCGGAGGGCCTGCTTCCGGTCAAGGCGATGCTGGGGTTCTACATCGGCGGGATGGGGCACTCCGCGCGGAACTTCCATGCGGAGCTGATGGCCCGGATGGGGTTCGAGAGCGAGGCGCGGCGGATTCAGGAGCTGTTTCTCGCGGGGCGCCGGGAGGAGGCAGTCCTTGCGGTGCCGGACTCCTTCGCCGATGAGATCTCGCTGGTGGGACCCCGGGAGCGGATCGCCGAACGGCTTGAGCTGTGGCGGAAGGGGCCGGTGACGGATCTGCTTGTCCTGGCGCCGGACCGGCATACGTTGCGGGTGCTGGCCGAGTTGAACGGCTGA
- a CDS encoding N-acetylmuramoyl-L-alanine amidase, which translates to MSYVGPDSHPPRPPRRFSGGPLTVTLAALVPTCLAGWLIYEATSGPGGSEPPRTLPASSQSAQGSSSTEPSPSTSEKDSKGDKGDGKEGGDPSTSEPAKPSKTSGRPAASGPLKGKVVVIDPGHNPGNAKHTAEINRLVDIGTNRKECDTTGTSTNNGYTEAQFTLDVSHRLRTLLEKQGATVKFTQDADRPWGPCVNERARIGNEADADAVVSVHADGSAAGNRGFHVILPAAVNAGSADTTKIVAPSRDLGERIAGKFVSATGSAPSNYIGDGTGLDVRKDLGGLNLSTVPKVFIECGNMRDAKDEALLTSGAWRQKAAQGISDGIVSFLRG; encoded by the coding sequence GTGTCGTACGTAGGTCCGGACAGTCATCCCCCACGCCCGCCCCGCCGTTTCAGCGGCGGTCCGCTCACCGTGACGCTTGCCGCGCTGGTGCCGACGTGCCTTGCGGGGTGGCTCATTTACGAGGCCACGAGCGGGCCCGGCGGCAGCGAGCCGCCGAGAACCCTCCCCGCGTCGAGCCAGTCGGCGCAGGGGTCGTCCTCCACCGAGCCGTCCCCGTCAACGTCCGAGAAGGACAGCAAGGGTGACAAGGGCGACGGCAAGGAGGGCGGCGACCCGAGCACCTCAGAGCCGGCGAAGCCGTCCAAGACGAGCGGCCGCCCCGCCGCGTCCGGCCCCCTCAAGGGCAAGGTCGTCGTGATCGACCCCGGCCACAATCCGGGCAACGCCAAGCACACGGCGGAGATCAACCGCCTGGTCGACATCGGGACGAACCGCAAGGAATGCGACACGACGGGCACGTCGACCAACAACGGTTACACCGAGGCCCAGTTCACCCTCGACGTCTCGCACCGCCTGCGCACCCTCCTCGAGAAGCAGGGCGCCACCGTCAAGTTCACCCAGGACGCCGACCGCCCCTGGGGCCCCTGCGTCAACGAGCGAGCCCGCATCGGCAACGAAGCGGACGCGGACGCCGTCGTCTCCGTCCACGCCGACGGCTCGGCGGCAGGCAACCGCGGCTTCCATGTGATCCTTCCCGCAGCCGTCAACGCCGGCTCCGCTGACACCACCAAGATCGTCGCCCCCTCCCGCGACCTGGGCGAACGCATCGCGGGCAAGTTCGTGAGCGCGACGGGCAGCGCCCCCTCCAACTACATCGGCGACGGCACGGGACTCGACGTACGCAAGGATCTGGGCGGCCTCAACCTGTCAACTGTTCCCAAGGTGTTCATCGAGTGCGGCAATATGCGGGACGCCAAGGACGAGGCGCTGCTGACCAGCGGCGCGTGGCGGCAGAAGGCCGCGCAGGGCATCTCTGACGGAATCGTGAGCTTCCTGCGCGGGTAG
- a CDS encoding proteinase inhibitor I36 SMPI translates to MDESTLLVNEGLIMAWIRKVTLAVSALAMAGGSLAATAAPAAAVGGCPSGKLCLYDSGDYRNLAITSTSTKACIDLVYGAHPMPYIRSYVNNLRVNAVVWKSNGSDRLVVQGTIRPGGHSSDAGWDFGYAGAVCMGGVNPNG, encoded by the coding sequence TTGGACGAAAGCACTCTTCTCGTCAACGAAGGGCTCATCATGGCTTGGATCCGTAAGGTCACTCTCGCGGTAAGCGCGCTGGCCATGGCCGGGGGCAGTCTCGCCGCCACGGCGGCGCCGGCGGCAGCGGTCGGCGGCTGTCCGTCCGGAAAGCTGTGCCTGTACGACAGCGGCGACTACCGCAACCTGGCGATCACGTCTACCAGCACCAAGGCCTGCATCGACCTTGTGTATGGGGCGCATCCGATGCCCTATATCAGGTCGTACGTGAACAACCTGCGTGTCAATGCAGTCGTATGGAAGTCAAATGGCTCTGACCGCCTGGTGGTGCAGGGCACGATCCGGCCCGGTGGGCACAGCAGCGACGCCGGGTGGGACTTCGGGTACGCCGGGGCTGTCTGCATGGGCGGTGTGAACCCCAACGGCTAA
- a CDS encoding class I SAM-dependent methyltransferase — MAAAAQPKPEILAAFEAAKGFMPADEGLALYAAAAEAAALGLPLLEVGTYCGRSTILLADAAREAGVTAITVDHHRGSEEQQPGWEYHDPETVDPEVGQMDTLPTFRRTLHRAGLEEHVIAIVGRSPQVAKAWGGPLGLVFIDGGHTDEHATADYEGWAPHVAQGGLLLIHDVFPDPVDIMTGQAPYRVYLRALESGAFTEVSATDSLRVLRRTGTGI, encoded by the coding sequence ATGGCCGCCGCCGCGCAGCCCAAGCCGGAGATCCTGGCCGCCTTCGAGGCGGCCAAGGGCTTCATGCCGGCCGACGAGGGCCTCGCCCTGTACGCCGCGGCGGCCGAGGCCGCGGCGCTCGGCCTTCCGCTCCTGGAGGTCGGTACGTACTGCGGACGCTCCACGATCCTGCTGGCGGACGCCGCACGCGAGGCGGGCGTCACGGCGATCACGGTCGACCACCACCGCGGCAGCGAGGAGCAGCAGCCGGGCTGGGAGTACCACGACCCGGAGACGGTCGACCCGGAGGTGGGGCAGATGGACACGCTCCCGACCTTCCGCCGCACGCTGCACCGCGCGGGCCTGGAGGAGCACGTGATCGCGATCGTGGGCCGCTCGCCGCAGGTGGCGAAGGCGTGGGGCGGGCCGCTCGGCCTGGTCTTCATCGACGGCGGCCACACGGACGAGCACGCCACGGCCGACTACGAGGGATGGGCGCCGCACGTCGCGCAGGGCGGCCTCCTCCTGATCCACGACGTCTTCCCGGACCCGGTGGACATCATGACCGGCCAGGCCCCGTACCGCGTCTACCTCAGGGCCCTGGAGTCCGGCGCGTTCACCGAGGTCTCGGCAACGGACTCGCTGCGCGTCCTGCGGCGAACGGGAACGGGGATCTGA
- a CDS encoding CatB-related O-acetyltransferase — MNLVPADPTVLHPFPDQPRVVLLKPLVKSELIEVGEYSYYDDPEHSTEFETRNVLYHYGPEKLRIGKFCAFGTGVRFIMNGANHRMDGPSTFPFPIMGGAWSEHFDLISGLPGRGDTVVGHDVWFGYDVMVMPGVRIGHGAVIASGSVVVDDVPDYGVVGGNPAKLIRTRYSESEVERLLAVAWWDWPAEHLTEHVRTVMSGTIDDLEKAAPQG, encoded by the coding sequence ATGAATCTCGTCCCGGCCGATCCGACGGTGCTGCACCCGTTCCCGGACCAGCCCCGTGTCGTGCTCCTGAAGCCGCTGGTGAAGTCTGAGTTGATCGAAGTCGGGGAGTACTCGTACTACGACGATCCGGAGCACTCCACCGAGTTCGAGACGCGCAACGTGCTCTATCACTACGGTCCCGAGAAGCTCCGCATCGGGAAGTTCTGTGCGTTCGGGACGGGGGTGCGGTTCATCATGAACGGCGCCAACCACCGCATGGACGGGCCGTCCACCTTCCCCTTCCCCATCATGGGCGGGGCCTGGTCCGAGCACTTCGATCTGATCAGCGGGCTGCCGGGGCGGGGTGACACCGTCGTCGGACATGACGTCTGGTTCGGGTACGACGTGATGGTGATGCCCGGCGTGCGGATCGGGCACGGGGCGGTGATCGCTTCCGGGTCCGTGGTCGTGGATGACGTACCGGATTACGGCGTCGTCGGCGGCAATCCCGCCAAGCTCATCCGTACGCGATACAGCGAGTCCGAAGTGGAGCGGCTCCTCGCGGTGGCGTGGTGGGACTGGCCCGCGGAGCACCTCACGGAGCATGTCAGGACCGTCATGTCCGGCACGATCGACGATCTGGAGAAGGCCGCCCCGCAGGGCTGA
- a CDS encoding MFS transporter, producing the protein MTQSTTTRQRGTRGVVPVLAFAGIVVAVMQTLLVPVIKDLPALLSTTPSNATWVMTSTLLAGAVSTPIMGRLGDLYGKRRMLLTSLAVMVVGSLICGFTDDLIVMIIGRALQGFAMGAIPLGIGLMRDELPREKLGSAMALMSSSIGVGGGLALPLAALTAQHTDWHALFFGAAGLGVVSMLLTVLFVPESSVKAEGTFDVLGAIGLSAGLVLFLLPITKGSDWGWSSGTTLGLFAAAAVVLVLWGVMELRLKAPLVDLRTTARREVLLTNLASIMVGVAFYAISLVLPQLLQLPTSTGYGLGQSMVVAGLCVAPLGLTMMFTAPVYARLSAKYGPKVTLILGMLIIAIGYGAGLGLMSAAWQTIVIAVVVGAGIGLAYSSLPALIIGAVDPSETGAANGLNTLMRSIGTSVSSAVIGMVLANTANHVGGVAVPTMDGFRTSFLIATGAVALGLLLALFLPSARRSSAKPQLRASSEEDANLRAAEEALAGFHGRVLSPAGAPVARAKVTLIDRRGRQAGAALTDEGGRYSLAVPSDGSYVLAATAAGHAPLASAAAYQGDDRAAVEVDLLLPGGSEVRA; encoded by the coding sequence ATGACGCAGTCGACGACGACCCGACAACGCGGCACCCGCGGAGTCGTCCCCGTACTCGCCTTCGCAGGCATCGTCGTCGCGGTGATGCAGACGCTCCTGGTGCCGGTCATCAAGGACCTGCCCGCCCTGCTGAGCACCACCCCGTCGAACGCCACCTGGGTCATGACATCGACCCTGCTCGCCGGCGCCGTCTCGACCCCCATCATGGGCCGCCTCGGTGACCTCTACGGCAAGCGCCGCATGCTGTTGACGAGCCTGGCCGTGATGGTCGTGGGCTCCCTGATCTGCGGTTTCACCGACGACCTCATCGTCATGATCATCGGCCGTGCCCTCCAGGGCTTCGCCATGGGCGCCATCCCGCTCGGCATCGGCCTGATGCGCGACGAGCTGCCCCGCGAGAAGCTCGGCTCCGCCATGGCCCTGATGAGCTCCTCCATCGGCGTCGGCGGCGGCCTCGCCCTGCCGCTGGCCGCGCTGACCGCGCAGCACACCGACTGGCACGCCCTGTTCTTCGGCGCCGCGGGCCTTGGCGTCGTCTCCATGCTCCTCACCGTCCTCTTCGTGCCCGAGAGCTCCGTGAAGGCGGAGGGCACCTTCGACGTGCTCGGCGCGATCGGCCTCTCCGCGGGCCTGGTCCTCTTCCTGCTCCCCATCACCAAGGGCAGCGACTGGGGCTGGTCGTCGGGCACGACGCTCGGCCTGTTCGCGGCGGCGGCGGTCGTCCTGGTCCTGTGGGGCGTGATGGAACTGCGCCTGAAGGCTCCGCTGGTGGACCTGCGCACGACGGCCCGGCGCGAGGTGCTCCTGACCAACCTGGCGTCGATCATGGTCGGTGTCGCCTTCTACGCGATCTCCCTCGTCCTCCCGCAGCTGCTCCAGCTCCCGACCTCGACCGGCTACGGCCTCGGCCAGTCCATGGTCGTCGCGGGCCTGTGCGTGGCGCCGCTGGGCCTGACGATGATGTTCACGGCGCCGGTCTACGCCCGTCTGTCGGCGAAGTACGGCCCGAAGGTGACCCTCATCCTCGGCATGCTGATCATCGCGATCGGCTACGGGGCGGGCCTCGGCCTGATGAGCGCGGCCTGGCAGACCATCGTCATCGCGGTGGTCGTCGGCGCGGGCATCGGCCTCGCGTACTCCTCGCTGCCAGCGCTGATCATCGGCGCGGTCGACCCCTCCGAGACGGGCGCGGCGAACGGCCTCAACACCCTGATGCGCTCCATCGGTACGTCGGTGTCGAGTGCCGTCATCGGCATGGTCCTCGCCAACACGGCGAACCACGTGGGCGGTGTCGCGGTCCCCACGATGGACGGCTTCCGCACGTCGTTCCTCATCGCCACGGGCGCGGTCGCCCTCGGCCTGCTGCTCGCTCTCTTCCTGCCCTCCGCGCGCCGTTCTTCCGCCAAGCCGCAGCTGCGGGCCAGCAGCGAGGAGGACGCGAATCTGCGGGCCGCGGAGGAGGCGCTGGCCGGCTTCCACGGCCGGGTTCTGAGCCCTGCCGGGGCGCCGGTCGCGCGCGCCAAGGTCACGCTGATCGACCGCCGGGGGCGGCAGGCGGGCGCGGCCCTGACGGACGAGGGCGGCCGCTACTCGCTCGCCGTCCCTTCCGACGGCTCCTACGTCCTCGCGGCGACGGCGGCGGGGCATGCGCCGCTGGCCTCGGCGGCGGCGTATCAGGGGGATGACCGGGCTGCGGTGGAGGTCGACCTGCTGCTGCCGGGCGGGAGTGAGGTGCGGGCGTAG
- a CDS encoding acyl-CoA dehydrogenase, giving the protein MGIGITQEQRELADAAHGWITRAVPPEEIRKLLDAPSGAGSRPAYWDGLAEQGLLAVHLPEEYGGGGGGLDDLAVVLEEAGRAALPGPYLASALASVVLHRAGAREQAAELASGTRIGAVATGPGTLTAVSVPDGYVLDGTAPPVLGGADADLLILAAESARGTLWLAVDAAALNVRTQESADPTRPTAEVTADGVEVPAGRVLDVGSALVRDLACVVYAADACGVAAWALETAAEHAKVREQFGRPIGRFQAVKHLCADMLVRVEQARALVWDAARAAGEPDEDVRGLVSALAAGTALDAAYSCAKDCIQILGGIGFTWEHDAHLYLRRAVVARQLLGTGDTHRLRAVRLAEGGARRELRTELPAEAAAYRERAREAVAPARGLDPAAARKALAPTGYAAPHLPEPYGLGAGPVQQLAVQQELADAGVRLSELGIATWVVPSLIAYGTQEQRERYLPPTLRGELLWCQLFSEPEAGSDLAALRTRAERVEDGWLINGQKVWTSAAQWADYGILLARTDPEAPKHKGLTYFLIDMKRATGVDVRPLKEITGDSLFNEVYFDDVLLPADAVVGEVNDGWRVARHTLGNERVHMADQLTFDTGLEALIGRAAELDGAHRARIGALAAEAHALACIGLRTTMRQVAGAEPGAGASIRKLVQTPHQQKVAELALELLGPAGALREGAGERALHGFLMSRCLTIAGGTTQVQLNVVAERLLGLPRD; this is encoded by the coding sequence ATGGGGATCGGAATCACGCAGGAACAGCGGGAGTTGGCGGACGCGGCGCACGGCTGGATCACCCGCGCCGTGCCGCCCGAGGAGATACGCAAGCTGCTCGACGCTCCGTCCGGAGCAGGGAGCAGGCCCGCCTACTGGGACGGCCTCGCGGAGCAGGGGCTGCTCGCGGTGCATCTGCCCGAGGAGTACGGCGGCGGGGGCGGCGGGCTCGACGACCTCGCGGTGGTCCTGGAGGAGGCGGGCCGTGCCGCGCTGCCGGGGCCTTACCTCGCCAGTGCCCTCGCGTCGGTCGTGCTGCACCGGGCGGGTGCCCGGGAGCAGGCCGCCGAGCTCGCGTCCGGTACGCGGATCGGCGCCGTCGCGACGGGCCCCGGCACGCTGACCGCGGTGTCCGTGCCCGACGGGTACGTCCTCGACGGGACCGCGCCCCCCGTGCTCGGCGGGGCCGACGCCGACCTGCTGATCCTGGCCGCCGAATCGGCGCGCGGAACGCTCTGGCTCGCCGTCGACGCGGCCGCGCTGAACGTACGTACCCAGGAGAGCGCCGATCCGACGCGGCCCACCGCCGAGGTGACCGCGGACGGCGTCGAGGTGCCCGCGGGGCGGGTGCTCGACGTCGGATCGGCGCTCGTGCGGGATCTGGCGTGTGTCGTGTACGCGGCCGACGCGTGCGGCGTCGCGGCCTGGGCCCTGGAGACCGCCGCCGAGCACGCCAAGGTGCGCGAGCAGTTCGGGCGGCCGATCGGGCGGTTCCAGGCCGTCAAGCACCTCTGCGCCGACATGCTGGTGCGGGTCGAGCAGGCGCGGGCCCTGGTGTGGGACGCGGCGCGGGCGGCCGGCGAGCCGGATGAGGACGTGCGAGGGCTTGTCTCCGCGCTCGCCGCCGGGACCGCCCTGGACGCCGCCTACTCCTGCGCCAAGGACTGCATCCAGATCCTCGGCGGCATCGGCTTCACCTGGGAGCACGACGCCCATCTGTATCTGCGCCGCGCGGTCGTGGCCCGCCAACTGCTAGGTACGGGCGACACCCACCGGCTGCGGGCGGTGCGGCTCGCGGAGGGCGGTGCGCGGCGGGAGCTGCGGACCGAGCTGCCGGCGGAGGCCGCGGCGTACCGGGAGCGGGCGCGCGAAGCCGTCGCCCCGGCGCGCGGACTCGACCCGGCGGCCGCCCGCAAGGCCCTCGCGCCGACCGGCTACGCGGCGCCGCACCTGCCCGAGCCGTACGGCCTGGGCGCTGGACCGGTGCAACAGCTCGCCGTCCAGCAGGAGTTGGCGGATGCCGGGGTCCGGCTCAGCGAGCTGGGCATCGCCACCTGGGTGGTGCCCTCGCTCATCGCGTACGGGACGCAGGAGCAGCGGGAGCGGTATCTGCCGCCCACGCTGCGGGGCGAGCTGCTCTGGTGCCAGCTGTTCAGCGAGCCGGAGGCGGGCTCCGACCTGGCCGCGCTGCGGACGCGGGCCGAGCGCGTGGAGGACGGCTGGCTGATCAACGGCCAGAAGGTGTGGACGAGCGCCGCACAGTGGGCGGACTACGGGATCCTCCTCGCCCGCACGGACCCGGAAGCCCCCAAGCACAAGGGTCTTACGTACTTCCTCATCGACATGAAGCGGGCTACCGGTGTCGACGTCCGGCCCCTGAAGGAGATCACCGGGGACTCCCTCTTCAACGAGGTCTACTTCGACGACGTCCTGCTGCCCGCCGACGCGGTCGTCGGCGAGGTGAACGACGGCTGGCGCGTCGCCCGCCACACGCTGGGCAACGAACGCGTCCACATGGCCGACCAGTTGACCTTCGACACCGGTCTTGAGGCGCTCATCGGGCGGGCCGCCGAACTCGACGGGGCCCACCGCGCGCGGATCGGCGCGCTCGCCGCCGAGGCGCACGCGCTCGCCTGCATCGGCCTGCGCACCACGATGCGGCAGGTGGCGGGCGCGGAACCGGGGGCCGGTGCCTCCATCCGCAAGCTGGTGCAGACCCCGCATCAGCAGAAGGTGGCCGAGCTCGCGCTCGAACTCCTCGGCCCGGCGGGCGCGTTGCGGGAGGGGGCCGGGGAGCGGGCGCTGCACGGCTTCCTGATGTCGCGCTGCCTGACCATCGCGGGCGGGACCACCCAGGTGCAGCTCAACGTCGTCGCCGAGCGGCTGCTCGGCCTACCGCGTGACTGA
- a CDS encoding lipid-transfer protein, which translates to MKAYIVGVGMTKFEKPETRDWQYWDMAKEAGTKALDDAGISYEEVEQVPVGYCFQASTAGQRAAYELGLTGVPVYNVNNNCATASTALMMARQFVEGGINDCVLALGFEKMARGALGGGSDGGDFKTSPVARHYGVMAARHGFEMTPPTAQIFGNAAREHMEKYGTTAAQLAAVGAKNHRHSVNNPYAQFQDAYTVDEILAAKTIHHPLTKLQCSPTSDGSAAAVVASERFVERHGLQDRAVEIAGQAMTTDTGESFDSGSCIDVVGQPMSRAAARDAYDKAGLGIEDVDVIELHDCFSVNELLTYEALGMCPAGESGKLVESGATTYGGRWVVNPSGGLISKGHPLGATGIAQVAELTWQLRGQAEERQVAGARVGLAHNIGLGGAAVVTLLRR; encoded by the coding sequence ATGAAGGCGTACATCGTCGGCGTCGGCATGACCAAGTTCGAGAAGCCCGAGACGCGGGACTGGCAGTACTGGGACATGGCGAAGGAGGCCGGCACCAAGGCCCTCGACGACGCCGGGATCTCGTACGAGGAAGTGGAGCAGGTGCCTGTCGGGTACTGCTTCCAGGCCTCGACGGCCGGCCAGCGGGCCGCCTACGAACTGGGCCTGACCGGCGTCCCCGTCTACAACGTCAACAACAACTGCGCGACGGCGTCGACGGCGCTGATGATGGCGCGGCAGTTCGTCGAGGGCGGCATCAACGACTGCGTCCTTGCGCTCGGCTTCGAGAAGATGGCGCGCGGCGCGCTGGGGGGAGGAAGCGACGGCGGCGACTTCAAGACGTCACCTGTCGCCCGCCATTACGGCGTGATGGCGGCCCGGCACGGCTTCGAGATGACCCCGCCCACCGCCCAGATCTTCGGCAACGCGGCCCGCGAGCACATGGAGAAGTACGGCACGACGGCCGCGCAGCTCGCCGCGGTCGGCGCCAAGAACCACCGGCACTCGGTGAACAATCCGTACGCCCAGTTCCAGGACGCGTACACGGTCGACGAGATCCTCGCCGCCAAGACGATCCACCACCCGCTCACCAAGCTGCAGTGCTCGCCGACGTCGGACGGTTCGGCGGCGGCCGTGGTCGCATCCGAGCGGTTCGTGGAGCGGCACGGACTCCAGGACCGGGCTGTGGAGATCGCCGGGCAGGCGATGACCACCGACACGGGGGAGTCCTTCGACTCGGGGTCGTGCATCGACGTCGTGGGGCAGCCGATGTCGCGGGCGGCCGCGCGGGATGCGTACGACAAGGCGGGCCTCGGCATCGAGGACGTCGACGTGATCGAGCTGCACGACTGCTTCTCGGTCAATGAGCTTCTTACGTACGAGGCGCTGGGCATGTGCCCGGCGGGGGAGTCCGGCAAGCTCGTCGAGAGCGGCGCGACCACGTACGGCGGCCGCTGGGTCGTGAACCCGTCGGGTGGACTGATCTCCAAGGGGCATCCGCTCGGCGCGACGGGGATCGCCCAAGTAGCGGAACTGACCTGGCAGTTGAGGGGGCAGGCCGAGGAGCGGCAGGTGGCGGGCGCGCGGGTGGGCCTGGCGCACAACATCGGGCTCGGCGGCGCGGCGGTGGTGACGCTGTTGCGGCGGTAG